The DNA window GAGGACGTCGACGTGACGATGGTCGCACCGAAGTCGCCGGGCCACCTCGTGCGCCGGAACTACGAGAACGACCAGGGGACGCCCGGCCTGCTCGCGGTGTACCAGGACGCCACCGGCGAGGCCCACGACGAGGGGCTCGCGTACGCGGCCGCGATCGGCTGTACCCGCGCCGGCGTCGTGGAGACGACGTTCCGCGAGGAGACGGAGACGGACCTGTTCGGCGAGCAGGCGGTGCTCTGTGGCGGCGTCACCTCGCTCGTGAAACAGGGGTACGAGACGCTCGTCGACGCCGGCTACTCCCCCGAGATGGCGTACTTCGAGTGCCTCAACGAGCTGAAACTCATCGTCGACCTGATGTACGAGGGCGGCCTCGGCGACATGTGGGACTCGGTCTCGGACACGGCCGAGTACGGCGGGCTCACCAAAGGCGACGTCGTCGTCGACGAACACGCCCGCGAGAACATGGAGGACATCCTCGAGAAGGTCCAGAACGGCCAGTTCGCCCGCGAGTGGATCGCGGAGAACCAGGCCGGTCGACCCTCCTACACCCAGCTCCGTCACGCCGAGAAGAACCACGAGATCGAGGCGGTCGGCGAGGAGCTCCGCGGGCTGTTCGCCTGGCAGGAGACCGAAGAGGAGGAGGAGACGAGCGAGGTGAAGGCCTGATGGGCGGACGCGGCGACGCGAACCGTTCGGCCGAGCCCGCGGGGTCGTCGGGTGATCTCCGATGAGCGAGGGGACGCTGTACGACAAGGTGTGGGACCGTCACAAGGTGACGGCGCTGCCGACCGGACAGGACCAGCTGTTCGTCGGGCTCCACCTCGTCCACGAGGTCACCAGCCCGCAGGCGTTCGGCATGCTGAAGGAGCGTGACCAGGAGGTCGCGTTCCCCGAGCGAACGCACGCGACGGTCGATCACATCGTGCCGACAGGAAACCGCGACCGGCCGTACCGGGACGAGGCCGCGGAGGAGATGATGGCCGAACTCGAGGAGAACGTCCGCGGTTCGGGCATCGACTTCTCCGATCCCGACTCCGGCGACCAGGGGATCGTTCACGTCATCGGACCGGAGCAGGGGCTCACCCAGCCCGGAATGACCATCGTCTGTGGCGACTCGCACACGTCGACACACGGCGCGTTCGGCGCGCTGGCGTTCGGCATCGGGACCTCACAGATCCGCGACGTGCTGGCGACCGGCTGTGTCGCCATGGAGAAACAGAAGGTCCGGAAGATCGAGGTCACGGGCGAGCTCGGCGAGGGCGTCACCGCCAAGGACGTCATCCTGACGATCATCGGGAAGCTCGGGACCGACGGCGGCGTCGGATACGTGTACGAGTACGCCGGCGAGGCCATCGAGGACCTGGGGATGGAGGGACGGATGTCCATCTGTAACATGTCCATCGAGGGCGGCGCCCGCGCGGGCTACGTCAACCCCGACGAGACCACCTACGAGTGGCTGGAAGGGACCGACGCCTTCGCGGACGACCCGGAGGAGTTCGAGCGGCTGAAACCGTACTGGGAGTCGATCCGGACGGACGACGACGCCGAGTACGACGACGTGGTCACCATCGACGGGTCGGCCATCGAGCCGACCGTGACGTGGGGGACCACGCCCGGACAGACCGCGGGGATCACCGAGCCGATCCCGGATCCCGAGGACCTGCCGGAGGAGGACCGCGACACCGCCCGTCGCGCACAGAAACACATGCGCGTCGAGCCGGGCGACACGATGGAGGGCTACGAGATCGACGTGGCGTTCCTCGGGTCGTGTACCAACGCGCGTCTGAAGGACCTCCGCGAGGCCGCGGCGTTCATCAAGGGCCGCGAGGTCGACGACGACGTGCGCGCGATGGTCGTCCCCGGCAGCCAGCGCGTCCGCGACGCCGCCGAGGCCGAGGGGCTCGACGAGATCTTCAAAGACGCCGGCTTCGACTGGCGCGAGCCCGGCTGTTCGATGTGTCTCGGGATGAACGACGACCAGCTGGTGGGCGACGAGGCGAGCGCGTCCTCCTCGAACCGGAACTTCGTCGGTCGACAGGGCTCGAAGGACGGCCGGACCGTCCTGATGAGTCCGATCATGGTCGCGGCCGCGGCGGTGACCGGGGAGGTCACCGACGTGCGCGAGATGGAGGAGGTGGCGACCGTATGAGCTCTCCCGAGTTCAGCGCCGGCGAGGCACCGGCGGAGAAGGTGACCGAGGTCACCGGGACCGGGATACCGGTCCGCGGAAACGACATCGACACCGACCAGATCATCCCCGCCCGCTTCATGAAGGTCGTCACCTTCGACGGGCTGGGACAGTTCGCGTTCTTCGACCAGCGCTTCGACGACGAGGACAACGAGAAGGACCACCCGTTCAACGAGGAGAAGTATCGGGGGGCGAACGTGCTCGTCGTCAACGCGAACTTCGGCTGTGGCTCCTCCCGCGAACACGCCCCGCAGGCGTTGATGCGCTGGGGGATCGACGCCGTCGTCGGCGAGTCGTTCGCGGAGATCTTCGCGGGCAACTGTCTCGCACTCGGTATTCCGACGGTCACCGCCGACCAGGAATCCATCGAGGCGCTACAGGACTACGTCGAGGCGAACCCCGACGCCGAGGTCGACATCGACGTGGCCGCGGAGACGATCACCTACGGCGACACGACGATCGAGGCGACGGTTCACGACGCCCAGCGAAAGGCGCTCGTCGAGGGCGTCTGGGACACCACGGCGCTGATGGGCGCGAACGCGGGGGCGGTCCGCGAGACCGCCCGGTCGCTGCCGTACGTTCCGCCGGAGCACGTTCCGGAGGAGGACGCGTGAGCCACGAGATCGCCGTCATCGAGGGTGACGGGATCGGAACGGAGGTCGTGCCGGCGGCGATCGAGGTGCTCGAGGCGCTCGAGATCGGCTTCGAGTTCGTCTCCGGCGAGGCCGGCGACGCGGTGAAGGAGTCGACCGGCGAGGCGCTCCCCGCGGAGACGTACGACCTGGTCGCCGACGCGGACGCGACGCTGTTCGGCGCGGCCGGCGAGACCGCCGCCGACGTCATCCTCCCGCTGCGCGAGGCGGTGGACTCGTTCGTGAACGTCCGACCCGCGAAGGCGTACCCCGGCGTCGACGCGCTCCGCCCGGAGACGGACGTGGTCTTCCTGCGCGAGAACACCGAGGGCGTCTACGCCGGCCACGAGGACCGGCTCAGCGACGACCTCTCGACGCTGACTCGCGTGGTCACGACCTCGGCCTCCCGCGAGCTCGCCGAGTACGCCTGCGAGTTCGTCGAGGACGGCCGCGGGCCCGCGGGCGACCCCGAGGAGGGGTTCACGGTCGCACACAAGTCGAACGTGATGCGCGAGACCGACGGCCGCTTCCGGGAGGCGGTGCTCGAGGTCGCCGCGGAGCGCGGCGTCGACGCCGACGAGGAGCTGATGGACGCGTTCGCGACGAAGCTCCCGCTGGATCCGAGCCAGTACGGCGTGGTCGTCTGTCCGAACCTCGCGGGCGACGTGCTCTCGGACCTGGCCGCGGGGCTCGTCGGCGGGCTCGGCCTGCTCCCCTCGGCGAACGTCGGCCACGACAACGCGCTCTTCGAGCCGGTCCACGGCACCGCGCCAGACATCGCCGGCGAGGGGGTCGCGAACCCGACGGCGGCGGTCCTCTCCGCGGCCATGCTTCTCGAGTACCTCGGGTACCTGGAGGAGGCCGAGCGGGTCCGGACCGCGGTCGAGTCTGTCCTCTCGGAGGGGCCTCGAACGGGCGATCTCGGCGGCGACGCGACGACCGACGAGGTCACCGCGGCGATCGTCGGCCGACTGTAGGTCGTCGGCCGGTTGTGGGACCGTCGACCGACTGTAGGCTGGTCCGGCCGCGCGGCCCCCGTCACCCGTCGGGGACGCCGCCGCCGAACCACAAGAGACGAAACCCTGCGGCACCTCGGAAGGCGTATGAGCAACTACGCGGTCGCGATGGAAGCAGCCTGGTTGGTCCGTGACGTCGAGGAGACCGACGACGCCATCGGCGTCGCGGTCAGCGAGGCCGGAAAGCGACTCAACGAGACGGACAAGCAGTACGTCGAGGTCGAACCCGGCGTCACCGGCTGTCCCGCCTGCGGCGAGCCGTTCGACGCCGCCTTCCTCGCGGCGAACACGGCGCTCGTCGGGCTCCTTTTGGAGATCGACGTGTTCAACGCCGACAGCGAGGAGCACGCGGAGCGGATCGCGAAAAGCGAGGTCGGCGGCGCGCTCCGGGACGTCCCGCTCGAGGTCATCGACGTGATGGAGACCGAGGCCGACGACGACGAGGAGTCGGACGGGGGCGCTCGCTGAGCGAGTGACCGGCGAAACCTTTTCTAATAACCAGAGGTTATTAGGCGTATGGAGCTCCCGACGCCACAGGACCTGCGCGAACGACGGACGTCGCTCGAACTGACCCAGAGCGCGCTCGCGGACGCCGCGGGCGTCTCACAGCCGCTCATCGCCCGGATCGAGGGTGGCGACGTCGATCCGCGGCTCTCGACGCTGCGGCGGATCGTGAACGCCCTCCAGGAGGCCGAAGGCGAGGTCGTGCGCGCGACGGACCTGATGAACGAGACCGTGATCAGCGTCGCCCCCGACGACGCCGTGAGCGACGCGGTCGACCTGATGGAGCGGGAGGCGTACTCCCAGCTCCCCGTCCTCCAGAACGGCGTGCCCGTCGGCTCGATCAGCCAGGGGGACGTGGTTCACGCGGGCGAGAACGTCGGAGACCACCCGGTCAGCGAGGTGATGAGCGAGTCGTTCCCCACCGTCGCGCCGGGCGCGACCGTCGACGAGGTGCGGAACCTGTTGGACCACTACAAGGCCGTGATGGTGACCGACGGCGGCGAGACGGTCGGGATCATCACCGAGGCCGACATCGCCGCGCACCTGTCGTAGACCGAGTCGGGACCGGCGGCGTTCCGAGTCGTAGCCGATCAGCCGTCGCGGTTCTCCGAGAGGTGCTCCCAGATCTCCGTACAGCCCGCGCCGTCCTTCAGATCCTCGAGATGGTCGCCCTCGTCGTCCGTTTCTTCGGGCGTCGCTCCCGTTTCCGTGTCCGTATCGTCGGGTTCGACCTCCGTCGCCGGGTCGTCCGTCTCCTCCTCATCGACCCCGCCGTCGGTAGATCGCGGTCGAGACCGCTGTCTCCCGGTCATCGTCGGCCGGAGAGCTCGTCGAACAGTTCGGGCGCGACATCGGCGGACGCGTGCTGGCGGTGGTCGTGGCCGCCGTCGGAGTCGCTCGGCCGGTCGACGGCGGTTCGGGGGGTCGGATCGGTCATCGATCCACGCTACGGCCTCTCTGATCATAAGGGAAGCCCCACGAGTAAATCGGACCACTACTCCCCGGTACCGGAACCCATGTCCGGTACTCGTGACGCGGGTATGGGTCCCGATCGACTCGCCGTCGGTCGATCTCTCCGATCCGCTTCGTCCCCAACGCCGTCCCCGCTTGCGAGCACCGCTACCCATTGGGTCCTCGCGTCCGAACCGGGGGTATGACCACTCGCCTGCGCGTGCTCGACGACGGGGCATGGATTTCGGTCGACGACCACCGGGAGATCCGCGTGAGCGAGCTCTGGCGGCTCGACGCGCCCGGTTTCTGCGGCTGCGACCTGGCCGACCTCGTCGTCGAGAACTTCCAGGAGGTCGGCGTCGACGGCTCGCGCGTGGAGACGCGCGTCTACGGACAGTGTATCGAGTGCGGCGAGACCGGCGTCACCGACTGGCT is part of the Halorubrum aethiopicum genome and encodes:
- the leuD gene encoding 3-isopropylmalate dehydratase small subunit, which produces MSSPEFSAGEAPAEKVTEVTGTGIPVRGNDIDTDQIIPARFMKVVTFDGLGQFAFFDQRFDDEDNEKDHPFNEEKYRGANVLVVNANFGCGSSREHAPQALMRWGIDAVVGESFAEIFAGNCLALGIPTVTADQESIEALQDYVEANPDAEVDIDVAAETITYGDTTIEATVHDAQRKALVEGVWDTTALMGANAGAVRETARSLPYVPPEHVPEEDA
- a CDS encoding DUF555 domain-containing protein, yielding MSNYAVAMEAAWLVRDVEETDDAIGVAVSEAGKRLNETDKQYVEVEPGVTGCPACGEPFDAAFLAANTALVGLLLEIDVFNADSEEHAERIAKSEVGGALRDVPLEVIDVMETEADDDEESDGGAR
- the leuC gene encoding 3-isopropylmalate dehydratase large subunit; this translates as MSEGTLYDKVWDRHKVTALPTGQDQLFVGLHLVHEVTSPQAFGMLKERDQEVAFPERTHATVDHIVPTGNRDRPYRDEAAEEMMAELEENVRGSGIDFSDPDSGDQGIVHVIGPEQGLTQPGMTIVCGDSHTSTHGAFGALAFGIGTSQIRDVLATGCVAMEKQKVRKIEVTGELGEGVTAKDVILTIIGKLGTDGGVGYVYEYAGEAIEDLGMEGRMSICNMSIEGGARAGYVNPDETTYEWLEGTDAFADDPEEFERLKPYWESIRTDDDAEYDDVVTIDGSAIEPTVTWGTTPGQTAGITEPIPDPEDLPEEDRDTARRAQKHMRVEPGDTMEGYEIDVAFLGSCTNARLKDLREAAAFIKGREVDDDVRAMVVPGSQRVRDAAEAEGLDEIFKDAGFDWREPGCSMCLGMNDDQLVGDEASASSSNRNFVGRQGSKDGRTVLMSPIMVAAAAVTGEVTDVREMEEVATV
- a CDS encoding CBS domain-containing protein, which produces MELPTPQDLRERRTSLELTQSALADAAGVSQPLIARIEGGDVDPRLSTLRRIVNALQEAEGEVVRATDLMNETVISVAPDDAVSDAVDLMEREAYSQLPVLQNGVPVGSISQGDVVHAGENVGDHPVSEVMSESFPTVAPGATVDEVRNLLDHYKAVMVTDGGETVGIITEADIAAHLS
- a CDS encoding isocitrate/isopropylmalate family dehydrogenase; the protein is MSHEIAVIEGDGIGTEVVPAAIEVLEALEIGFEFVSGEAGDAVKESTGEALPAETYDLVADADATLFGAAGETAADVILPLREAVDSFVNVRPAKAYPGVDALRPETDVVFLRENTEGVYAGHEDRLSDDLSTLTRVVTTSASRELAEYACEFVEDGRGPAGDPEEGFTVAHKSNVMRETDGRFREAVLEVAAERGVDADEELMDAFATKLPLDPSQYGVVVCPNLAGDVLSDLAAGLVGGLGLLPSANVGHDNALFEPVHGTAPDIAGEGVANPTAAVLSAAMLLEYLGYLEEAERVRTAVESVLSEGPRTGDLGGDATTDEVTAAIVGRL
- the ilvC gene encoding ketol-acid reductoisomerase, producing MTEDDTQTFDSTVYYDDDADSEAIVQKTVAVLGYGSQGHAHAQNLSDSGVDVVVGLREESSSREAAEGDGLRVATPAEAAAEADVVSVLVPDTVQPDVYENAIEPNLEAGDTLQFAHGFNIHYNQIQPPEDVDVTMVAPKSPGHLVRRNYENDQGTPGLLAVYQDATGEAHDEGLAYAAAIGCTRAGVVETTFREETETDLFGEQAVLCGGVTSLVKQGYETLVDAGYSPEMAYFECLNELKLIVDLMYEGGLGDMWDSVSDTAEYGGLTKGDVVVDEHARENMEDILEKVQNGQFAREWIAENQAGRPSYTQLRHAEKNHEIEAVGEELRGLFAWQETEEEEETSEVKA